A window from Caulobacter sp. X encodes these proteins:
- a CDS encoding glycoside hydrolase family 65 protein translates to MSKPINPPTEQGHRGRELPAYVSNGLIGLRVRETPLQAGMCLVSGFSGEHYERRIEAAAVAPYPLAGDLAIDGVWLSDASQRVSDLEQAYDFSTAELTSRFVFEVGGRRAQVEVVAFCSRPEPTLVCQEISVTVDKACALGLRAMIDGAGVDGRAVRHGRETPGEVEPATDGSVLWASAGELSTCGLALTTEVLGAGEVMPSRPPLRDDRLVSEYAVQARGGRAVRLRQIVSIVPNALHDLPDQEAERLVAKARFDGFDSLRKQNRAEWAELWKSRIRLEGADERWQQRVDAGFFYLMSSVHPSSPASTSIFGLATWHDYHYYFGHVMWDIEAFVIPALCPLQPHAARAMLEYRFAHLDSARRNAQLMGRRGLQFPWESAPRSGQEAAPLPGAAAWHEDHVSLDVARAFVFYADATGDQEFLRTRTWPVVSGVCDWIASRVCKVRGGYAIKASMGIAERERPVDNAAFSNMGAVVVLREGARIARTLDFEADPMWLEIADGLQIPTRGQAVVSHDDYRTNEEKGGTPDPLMGLFPFGYPLSREAETATISLYLDLADDYIGSPMLSALYGAWAARLGDRDRALRLLDEGYGQFVVGRFLQTLEYRADRFPEQPKAGPFFANIGGFLISLLFGFSGVMPSASEPEAWSQRPVTLPKGWTGVTVDRLWVRGRPMRLIARQGETARLDPI, encoded by the coding sequence ATGAGTAAACCGATCAATCCGCCCACCGAACAGGGCCACAGAGGGCGCGAACTGCCGGCCTATGTCTCCAATGGCCTCATCGGGCTTCGGGTGCGGGAGACGCCGCTGCAGGCGGGCATGTGCCTGGTCAGCGGGTTCAGCGGCGAGCACTACGAACGCCGGATCGAGGCGGCGGCCGTGGCGCCCTATCCGCTGGCCGGCGACCTGGCGATCGACGGCGTGTGGCTCTCCGACGCGTCGCAGCGGGTGTCCGATCTGGAGCAGGCCTACGATTTTTCGACGGCCGAGCTGACCTCTCGCTTCGTTTTCGAAGTCGGGGGCAGGCGGGCCCAGGTGGAGGTCGTCGCCTTTTGCAGTCGCCCAGAGCCGACGCTGGTTTGCCAGGAGATTTCGGTCACCGTCGACAAGGCCTGCGCCCTGGGCCTTCGCGCCATGATTGACGGGGCGGGGGTCGATGGTCGGGCCGTGCGGCACGGGCGCGAGACGCCCGGCGAGGTAGAGCCCGCCACGGATGGATCGGTCCTGTGGGCTTCGGCCGGCGAGCTCTCGACCTGCGGCCTGGCCCTGACGACCGAGGTCCTGGGCGCGGGCGAGGTCATGCCGTCCCGTCCGCCGCTGCGCGACGACCGGCTGGTCTCGGAATATGCGGTCCAAGCCCGGGGCGGGCGCGCCGTCCGGCTGCGCCAGATCGTCAGCATTGTGCCGAACGCCCTGCATGATCTGCCCGATCAGGAGGCCGAGCGCCTGGTCGCCAAGGCCCGGTTCGACGGCTTCGACTCGCTCCGCAAGCAGAACCGCGCGGAATGGGCCGAGCTCTGGAAGAGCCGCATCCGGCTCGAGGGGGCGGATGAGCGCTGGCAGCAAAGGGTCGACGCCGGGTTCTTCTACCTGATGAGCTCGGTCCATCCCTCGTCGCCCGCCTCGACGTCGATCTTCGGCTTGGCCACTTGGCACGACTATCACTACTACTTCGGCCACGTGATGTGGGACATCGAGGCCTTCGTCATCCCCGCCCTCTGCCCGCTGCAGCCTCATGCGGCCAGGGCCATGCTTGAATACCGGTTCGCCCATCTCGACAGCGCCCGGCGCAACGCCCAGCTGATGGGTCGGCGGGGCCTGCAATTTCCCTGGGAAAGCGCCCCGCGCAGCGGCCAGGAGGCCGCGCCGCTGCCTGGCGCGGCCGCCTGGCACGAGGATCACGTATCGCTGGACGTGGCGCGGGCGTTCGTCTTTTACGCCGACGCCACCGGCGACCAGGAGTTCCTGCGCACGCGGACCTGGCCCGTCGTCTCGGGCGTCTGCGACTGGATCGCCAGCCGGGTCTGCAAGGTGCGCGGCGGCTACGCGATCAAGGCCTCGATGGGCATCGCCGAGCGCGAGCGGCCGGTCGACAACGCCGCCTTCTCGAACATGGGCGCCGTGGTCGTGCTGCGCGAAGGCGCGCGGATCGCCCGAACACTGGATTTCGAGGCGGACCCGATGTGGCTGGAGATCGCGGACGGCCTGCAAATTCCCACGCGCGGCCAGGCCGTCGTCTCTCATGACGACTACAGGACCAACGAGGAGAAGGGCGGAACGCCCGATCCGCTGATGGGACTGTTCCCCTTCGGCTATCCGCTATCGCGGGAGGCCGAGACCGCGACGATCTCGCTCTATCTCGATCTCGCCGACGACTATATCGGCAGTCCGATGCTGTCGGCGCTGTACGGCGCCTGGGCGGCCCGGCTGGGCGATCGCGACAGGGCCTTGCGGCTGTTGGACGAGGGCTATGGCCAGTTCGTCGTCGGCCGCTTCCTGCAAACCCTGGAATACCGCGCCGATCGCTTCCCCGAGCAGCCGAAGGCGGGGCCGTTCTTCGCTAATATCGGCGGCTTCCTGATCTCGCTGCTGTTCGGCTTCAGCGGGGTCATGCCGTCGGCGTCGGAACCGGAAGCGTGGAGCCAGCGCCCGGTAACGCTGCCCAAGGGCTGGACCGGCGTCACGGTCGACCGGCTCTGGGTGCGCGGCCGGCCGATGCGCCTGATCGCGCGGCAGGGCGAGACGGCCCGTCTCGATCCGATCTAG
- a CDS encoding enoyl-ACP reductase, giving the protein MADDYAFPKGELMRGKKGLVMGVANHNSIAWGIASQLAAQGAEMAFTYQGEELERRVRPLAESIGVKTMIPADVTDDASMDAAFAEIEKVFGTIDFVVHSVAFANKNELKGSFVDNTTREGFLMAMNISAFSFVDVAKRASKLMPNGGSLITMTYLGSERTIPNYNTMGVAKAALEAATRYIARDLGPKGIRANAISAGAMRTLALAGISGGRSMIAQGRAFSAMKEDTSMEGVAGCALWLASDLGKSTTGEVVHVDAGFHMMGMPDQDEA; this is encoded by the coding sequence ATGGCCGACGATTACGCGTTCCCCAAGGGTGAGCTGATGCGGGGCAAGAAGGGCCTCGTCATGGGCGTGGCCAACCACAATTCGATCGCCTGGGGCATCGCCAGCCAGCTGGCCGCCCAGGGCGCCGAGATGGCCTTCACCTATCAGGGCGAAGAGCTGGAGCGCCGCGTGCGCCCGCTGGCCGAGAGCATCGGCGTCAAGACGATGATCCCGGCCGACGTCACCGACGACGCCTCGATGGACGCGGCCTTCGCGGAAATCGAGAAGGTGTTCGGCACGATCGACTTCGTCGTCCACTCGGTGGCCTTCGCCAACAAGAACGAGCTGAAGGGCTCGTTCGTGGACAACACGACCCGCGAGGGTTTCCTGATGGCCATGAACATCTCGGCCTTCAGCTTCGTGGACGTCGCCAAGCGCGCCTCGAAGCTGATGCCGAACGGCGGCTCGCTGATCACCATGACCTATCTGGGGTCGGAGCGGACCATCCCGAACTACAACACCATGGGCGTGGCCAAGGCGGCGCTGGAAGCGGCGACCCGCTACATCGCCCGGGACCTGGGCCCCAAGGGCATCCGCGCCAACGCCATCTCGGCCGGCGCCATGCGCACCCTGGCCCTGGCCGGCATCTCGGGCGGCCGAAGCATGATCGCCCAGGGCCGCGCGTTCTCGGCGATGAAGGAAGACACCTCGATGGAAGGCGTCGCCGGCTGTGCTCTGTGGCTGGCCTCGGACCTCGGCAAGTCGACCACCGGCGAAGTGGTCCACGTCGACGCCGGCTTCCACATGATGGGCATGCCCGACCAGGACGAGGCGTAA
- a CDS encoding DHA2 family efflux MFS transporter permease subunit produces the protein MTDAALPASRAAAAPKPEVDWGKLFLGFGAMVIGQFMAILDIQIVAASLPQIQAGVGASTDQISWIQTAYLIPEVVMIPLSGYLSRLWGTQRLYLASCTGFIVMSVLTGLSSSIDMMILTRALQGFIGGAMIPTVFAVAFTAFPPERRVTASVIMGLIVTLAPTVGPTLGGHLTEALSWRWLFFINVPTGLLVLFGVARWGDFDKGDPSLAKGFDWFGLAVMAVFLMSMQYVLEEGAKDDWFDDTAILWLTVTAVIGGAVFIWRQLTYNNPIVELRAFANRNFTVGVAMTAVSGASLFGGTFLLPQFLGRVRHYSASEVGTTMIVSGLSMFLTGPIAGRLVRRTDPRVPMCLGFILAGWGMYMAHGVTKDWGFWEFAGVQACRGVGVMIAMIATQQVTMSTLPPHMVKNASGLVNLARNTGGAIGLALLATSITQQTALYYDDMTSKVTQGGPTASMMAGLTERMMQLGVTDPAGAARKAIGGMMEQQATVMAFGDSFTLLAIGCFLAAAVSLFASPAKNAPPPPSDVH, from the coding sequence ATGACCGACGCCGCCCTTCCCGCCTCGCGGGCCGCCGCCGCTCCCAAGCCCGAAGTGGATTGGGGCAAGCTGTTCCTCGGTTTCGGGGCCATGGTCATCGGCCAGTTCATGGCCATCCTGGACATCCAGATCGTGGCGGCGTCGCTGCCGCAGATCCAGGCGGGCGTCGGGGCCAGCACCGACCAGATCAGCTGGATCCAGACCGCCTATCTGATCCCCGAGGTCGTGATGATCCCGCTGTCGGGATATCTCTCGCGCCTGTGGGGCACCCAGCGCCTCTACCTGGCCTCGTGCACCGGCTTCATCGTCATGAGCGTGCTGACGGGCCTGTCCTCGTCGATCGACATGATGATCCTGACGCGGGCGCTGCAGGGCTTCATCGGCGGGGCCATGATCCCGACGGTGTTCGCGGTCGCCTTCACCGCCTTCCCGCCGGAGCGGCGCGTGACGGCCAGCGTGATCATGGGCCTGATCGTCACCCTGGCCCCGACCGTCGGCCCGACCCTGGGCGGCCATCTGACCGAGGCGCTGTCTTGGCGGTGGCTGTTCTTCATCAACGTGCCCACGGGTCTCTTGGTGCTGTTCGGCGTGGCGCGGTGGGGCGACTTCGACAAGGGCGACCCGAGCCTCGCCAAGGGCTTCGACTGGTTCGGCCTGGCGGTGATGGCCGTCTTCCTGATGAGCATGCAGTACGTGCTGGAGGAAGGCGCCAAGGACGACTGGTTCGACGACACCGCCATCCTGTGGCTGACCGTCACCGCCGTGATCGGCGGCGCCGTGTTCATCTGGCGTCAGCTGACCTACAACAACCCGATCGTCGAGCTGCGGGCCTTCGCCAACCGCAACTTCACCGTCGGGGTCGCCATGACCGCGGTGTCGGGCGCCAGCCTGTTCGGCGGCACCTTCCTGCTGCCGCAGTTCCTGGGCCGGGTTCGCCACTATTCGGCGTCCGAGGTCGGCACGACGATGATCGTCTCGGGCCTGTCGATGTTCCTGACCGGTCCGATCGCCGGCCGCCTGGTGCGCAGAACCGATCCGCGCGTGCCGATGTGCCTGGGCTTCATCCTGGCGGGCTGGGGCATGTACATGGCCCATGGCGTGACCAAGGACTGGGGCTTCTGGGAGTTCGCCGGGGTCCAGGCCTGCCGCGGCGTGGGCGTGATGATCGCCATGATCGCCACCCAGCAGGTCACGATGAGCACCCTGCCGCCCCACATGGTCAAGAACGCCTCGGGCCTGGTCAATCTGGCGCGCAACACCGGCGGGGCGATCGGCCTTGCTTTGCTGGCGACCTCGATCACCCAGCAGACGGCGCTCTATTACGACGACATGACCTCGAAGGTGACCCAAGGGGGCCCCACGGCCAGCATGATGGCTGGCCTGACCGAGCGGATGATGCAGCTGGGCGTCACCGATCCGGCCGGCGCGGCCCGCAAGGCCATCGGCGGCATGATGGAGCAGCAGGCCACCGTCATGGCGTTCGGCGACAGCTTCACCCTGCTGGCGATCGGCTGTTTCCTCGCCGCCGCCGTCTCCCTGTTCGCCAGTCCGGCGAAGAACGCCCCGCCGCCGCCCTCGGACGTCCACTGA
- the coaBC gene encoding bifunctional phosphopantothenoylcysteine decarboxylase/phosphopantothenate--cysteine ligase CoaBC: MSDKRVLLIVGGGVAAYKSLLLVRLLRKAGIAVRPILTKAGEQFVTPLSLAALAEDKVYQDLFSLTDEHEMGHIELSRSADLVVVAPATADLIAKAANGLAGDLASTTLLATDKPVLMAPAMNVRMWLHPATQRNVATLKADGVSFVDPAEGAMACGEFGPGRLAEPEEIFAAIVAMLEGPAAKPLVGKRAIVTAGPTFEPIDPVRGITNRSSGKQGFAIAEALAQLGAEVTLVAGPVFLPTPPGVKRVDIETARQMLAASQAALPADVGVFVAAVADWRVDEAFGAKLKKEKGGPPALTFVENPDILATLSASGPQRPKLVVGFAAETDHVEEHARAKLARKGCDWIIANDVTQPGVMGGGENAVLLVTKDRTERWDRAAKDVVAAQIAARIAQALA, encoded by the coding sequence GTGAGCGACAAGCGGGTTCTTCTGATCGTCGGCGGCGGGGTGGCGGCCTATAAGTCGCTGCTGCTGGTGCGACTGCTGCGCAAGGCGGGGATCGCCGTGCGGCCGATCCTGACCAAGGCGGGCGAGCAGTTCGTCACGCCCTTGTCTCTGGCGGCCCTGGCCGAGGACAAGGTCTATCAGGACCTGTTCTCGCTGACCGACGAACACGAGATGGGCCATATCGAGCTGTCGCGCTCGGCCGATCTGGTCGTGGTCGCGCCGGCCACGGCCGACCTGATCGCCAAGGCCGCCAACGGCTTGGCGGGAGATCTCGCCTCCACCACCCTGCTCGCCACCGACAAGCCGGTGCTGATGGCGCCGGCGATGAACGTGCGGATGTGGCTGCACCCAGCCACACAGCGCAATGTCGCGACCTTGAAGGCCGACGGCGTCTCTTTCGTCGATCCCGCCGAGGGGGCCATGGCCTGCGGCGAGTTCGGCCCCGGCCGCCTGGCCGAGCCGGAGGAGATCTTCGCCGCCATCGTCGCCATGCTTGAAGGCCCCGCCGCGAAGCCGCTGGTCGGCAAGCGCGCCATCGTCACGGCCGGCCCGACCTTCGAGCCGATCGACCCGGTGCGCGGCATCACCAACCGCTCCAGCGGCAAGCAGGGCTTCGCGATCGCCGAGGCCCTGGCCCAGCTGGGGGCGGAGGTCACCCTGGTGGCGGGTCCGGTCTTCCTGCCCACCCCGCCGGGGGTCAAGCGGGTCGACATCGAGACCGCCCGCCAGATGCTGGCCGCCAGCCAGGCGGCCCTGCCGGCCGATGTCGGCGTCTTCGTCGCCGCCGTCGCCGACTGGCGGGTCGACGAGGCGTTCGGCGCCAAGCTGAAGAAGGAGAAGGGCGGGCCGCCGGCCCTGACCTTCGTCGAGAACCCCGACATCCTGGCGACCCTGTCAGCCTCCGGGCCGCAGAGGCCCAAGCTGGTCGTCGGCTTCGCGGCCGAGACGGACCATGTCGAGGAGCACGCCCGCGCCAAGCTGGCCCGCAAGGGCTGCGACTGGATCATCGCCAACGACGTCACCCAGCCTGGCGTGATGGGCGGCGGCGAGAACGCCGTGCTGCTGGTCACCAAGGACAGGACCGAGCGCTGGGACCGCGCCGCCAAGGACGTGGTCGCGGCGCAGATCGCGGCGCGGATCGCCCAGGCGCTGGCCTAG
- a CDS encoding TetR/AcrR family transcriptional regulator, protein MPRIPGQIDVAKTEAILDAAVEVIGERGLAAPMEAIARRAGVSKQTVYNHYGSKAELMRALMQRRVERVTAPLRDRQAVDNPTAALEAYALSLLETVITNKSYSMMRVVMMGAGEMPDVAQEVYEAGPLSARRQLAAFLKTETELGRMKVADYDQAAEFFSGMIMGQSQMRALLRLPSDKTPEEFGRFAKEAAERFMRAYAP, encoded by the coding sequence ATGCCCCGCATTCCCGGACAGATCGACGTCGCCAAGACCGAAGCCATCCTCGACGCCGCCGTCGAGGTGATTGGCGAGCGGGGCTTGGCCGCGCCGATGGAGGCGATCGCCCGTCGGGCGGGCGTCTCCAAGCAGACGGTCTACAACCACTATGGCTCCAAGGCCGAGCTGATGCGGGCCCTGATGCAGCGTCGGGTGGAGCGGGTCACCGCGCCGCTGCGCGACCGCCAGGCCGTCGACAATCCGACGGCGGCGCTGGAGGCCTACGCCCTGTCGCTGTTGGAGACAGTGATCACCAACAAGAGCTACTCGATGATGCGGGTGGTGATGATGGGGGCGGGCGAAATGCCCGACGTCGCCCAGGAAGTCTACGAAGCCGGCCCCCTAAGCGCCCGTCGCCAACTGGCCGCGTTCCTGAAGACCGAAACGGAACTGGGTCGGATGAAGGTCGCGGACTACGATCAGGCGGCGGAGTTCTTCTCCGGCATGATCATGGGCCAGAGCCAGATGCGGGCGCTGCTGCGCCTGCCGTCCGACAAGACGCCGGAGGAATTCGGCCGCTTCGCGAAGGAAGCGGCCGAACGATTCATGCGAGCCTACGCGCCTTAG
- the dut gene encoding dUTP diphosphatase, whose protein sequence is MSAIPAGLAIRFKRWEGNPDLPVPAYATAGAAGFDLRAAVPEDAPIVLKPGARCMAPTGFSVAVPDGWEMQVRPRSGLAFKNGVTVVNAPGTVDSDYRGQVCVLLINLGEEDFTIRRGDRIAQGVIAAAPQWPLVEVEDLDATDRGAGGFGSTGV, encoded by the coding sequence ATGTCCGCCATTCCCGCCGGTCTCGCCATTCGCTTCAAGCGCTGGGAAGGCAATCCCGACCTGCCGGTTCCGGCCTACGCCACGGCGGGCGCCGCGGGCTTCGACCTGCGGGCGGCGGTCCCGGAGGACGCGCCGATCGTGCTGAAGCCGGGCGCGCGCTGCATGGCGCCGACGGGCTTCTCGGTGGCGGTTCCGGACGGCTGGGAGATGCAGGTGCGGCCGCGCTCGGGCCTGGCCTTCAAGAACGGCGTCACGGTGGTCAACGCGCCGGGCACCGTCGACAGCGACTATCGCGGCCAGGTCTGCGTGCTGCTGATCAACCTCGGCGAGGAAGACTTCACGATCCGTCGCGGCGACCGCATCGCCCAGGGCGTGATCGCCGCCGCGCCACAATGGCCGCTGGTCGAGGTCGAGGACCTGGACGCGACCGACCGAGGCGCCGGCGGTTTCGGCTCGACGGGCGTTTAG
- a CDS encoding HlyD family secretion protein, protein MATPQNKKLVPMIAGGVLLAAVGVGGTLWFLDKQHFESTDNAFVQADTVQISPQVSGYVAEVLVADNQRVEAGQVLAKIDPSTFQAIVDQAIANANAADAAVRAIDDKNSLEQAMIAQRAAGVTSAKADASRAKADLDRYNSLASQGWVSQQKVQTERAAATQTAASVASAQAALEAERRAAESLGSAKAQAVAQAAAAHAAVEQAKLNLERTVIRAPAAGVVGARSVRPGQLVQPGVALMSVVPLGQAYIVANFKETQVARIRVGQPVEIKADAFGKAKIVGKVDSFAPATGQEFALIPVENAVGNFTKITQRLPVKIAVDRSQLGAALRPGLSVEVKVDVRDRSGPSFAEAGQATPQVARQGVDR, encoded by the coding sequence ATGGCGACGCCGCAAAACAAGAAGCTGGTTCCAATGATCGCGGGCGGGGTCCTCCTGGCCGCCGTCGGGGTCGGCGGGACCCTGTGGTTCCTGGACAAGCAGCACTTCGAAAGCACCGACAACGCCTTCGTCCAGGCCGACACGGTGCAGATCAGCCCGCAGGTCTCCGGCTATGTGGCCGAGGTGCTGGTGGCCGACAACCAGCGGGTCGAGGCGGGCCAGGTGCTGGCCAAGATCGATCCGTCGACCTTCCAGGCCATCGTCGACCAGGCGATCGCCAACGCCAACGCGGCGGACGCCGCCGTTCGCGCGATCGACGACAAGAACAGCCTTGAGCAGGCGATGATCGCCCAGCGCGCGGCCGGCGTGACCAGCGCCAAGGCCGACGCCAGCCGGGCCAAGGCCGACCTCGACCGCTACAACAGCCTGGCCAGCCAGGGCTGGGTCTCGCAGCAGAAGGTCCAGACCGAGCGCGCCGCCGCCACCCAGACCGCCGCCAGCGTCGCCAGCGCCCAGGCCGCCCTGGAGGCCGAACGCCGCGCCGCCGAGTCGCTGGGTTCGGCCAAGGCCCAGGCCGTGGCGCAAGCCGCCGCCGCCCACGCCGCCGTCGAGCAGGCCAAGCTGAACCTGGAGCGGACCGTGATCCGCGCCCCGGCCGCCGGCGTGGTCGGCGCCCGCTCGGTCCGTCCGGGCCAGCTGGTCCAGCCGGGCGTGGCCCTGATGTCGGTCGTGCCGCTGGGCCAGGCCTATATCGTCGCCAACTTCAAGGAGACCCAGGTGGCCCGCATCCGCGTCGGCCAGCCGGTCGAGATCAAGGCCGACGCCTTCGGCAAGGCCAAGATTGTCGGCAAGGTCGACAGCTTCGCCCCGGCCACCGGCCAGGAGTTCGCCCTGATCCCGGTCGAGAACGCCGTGGGCAACTTCACCAAGATCACCCAGCGCCTGCCGGTGAAGATCGCCGTCGACCGCAGCCAGTTGGGCGCGGCCCTGCGTCCGGGGCTGTCGGTCGAGGTCAAGGTCGATGTCCGCGACCGCTCGGGTCCGTCCTTCGCCGAGGCGGGCCAAGCCACGCCACAGGTCGCCCGCCAGGGCGTGGACCGCTAG
- a CDS encoding tetratricopeptide repeat protein, with protein MATARQAYDLYRAGRLAEAADLCERLITDAPSVEAWHVLGASRLGLGQAWEALAALNAGLAMDARRPGLLSAKTLVLHSLGRDAETVAAARAALAADPDNPPVLGALAASLQRLGGFEEALAVLDRAVQASPGDAKPLTSRAALLLLLNRPAQAARDLEAVMEIDPLHPRLAGDLMWARRQTCDWDEDAALEMLVKAELKLGRLAIAPFAALAIFDIPVLHRRCATLAAPPEVPAPTWPERPGGQRLRVAYLSADLHEHATARLLAGVLEAHDRFRFEIFAVSYGPEVSSPMRDRLKAACEHWIEARALSDAAIAARCRELGVDIAVDLKGYTQDGRPGILAHRPAPVRVSWLGYPGTLGVHADIVLADAVTIPPGAEGDWSEAVVRLPLYQPNDALVPVPPPPSRAAAGLPEGAFVFGCFNNPAKITPEVFEAWMAILKAATGSVLWLYAGAPGAADNLRAHAAKAGIGPERLVFAAPAPHDQHLARHVLADLMLDTWPYGAHTTASDALRMGVPLLTLPGHSFASRVGSSLLTALGLPELIARTSADYTAKALALAADQAALKALNDRVRKAIRTSKVFDPAAFARSLEAAFEGMAKR; from the coding sequence TTGGCGACCGCCCGCCAAGCCTACGACCTCTATCGCGCCGGCCGGTTGGCCGAGGCCGCCGACCTGTGCGAGCGCCTGATCACCGACGCGCCCAGCGTCGAGGCCTGGCACGTCCTGGGCGCCTCGCGCCTGGGCCTGGGTCAGGCCTGGGAGGCGTTGGCGGCCTTGAACGCCGGACTGGCGATGGACGCCCGACGGCCCGGCTTACTGTCGGCGAAGACCCTTGTCCTCCATAGCCTGGGCCGTGACGCCGAGACGGTTGCCGCCGCCCGCGCCGCCCTGGCGGCCGATCCTGACAATCCCCCGGTGCTCGGGGCCCTGGCCGCGTCCCTGCAGCGGCTGGGCGGATTCGAGGAAGCGCTGGCGGTCCTCGACCGCGCCGTTCAGGCTTCGCCGGGCGACGCCAAGCCGCTGACCAGCCGCGCGGCCCTGTTGCTGCTGCTGAACCGTCCGGCACAGGCGGCGCGGGATCTCGAGGCGGTGATGGAGATCGATCCGCTGCATCCGCGTCTGGCCGGCGACCTGATGTGGGCGCGGCGCCAGACCTGTGACTGGGACGAAGACGCGGCGCTGGAGATGCTGGTCAAGGCCGAGCTGAAGCTGGGCCGCCTCGCCATCGCCCCGTTCGCGGCCCTGGCGATCTTCGACATCCCCGTCCTGCACCGCCGCTGCGCGACCCTGGCCGCGCCGCCGGAGGTCCCGGCGCCCACATGGCCCGAGCGGCCCGGGGGCCAGCGTCTCCGCGTCGCCTATCTCTCGGCCGACCTGCACGAACACGCCACCGCCCGCCTGCTGGCGGGTGTGCTGGAGGCGCACGATCGCTTCAGGTTCGAGATCTTCGCCGTTTCCTACGGCCCCGAGGTCTCCAGCCCGATGCGCGATCGCCTGAAGGCGGCCTGCGAGCACTGGATCGAGGCTCGCGCCCTGTCCGACGCCGCCATCGCCGCGCGGTGCCGAGAGCTCGGCGTCGACATCGCCGTCGACCTGAAAGGCTATACCCAGGACGGCCGGCCGGGGATCCTGGCCCATCGTCCCGCGCCGGTCCGGGTCAGCTGGCTGGGCTATCCCGGCACGCTGGGCGTCCATGCCGACATCGTGCTGGCCGACGCCGTGACGATCCCACCGGGCGCCGAGGGCGACTGGTCCGAGGCGGTGGTGCGCCTGCCGCTCTATCAGCCGAACGACGCTCTGGTTCCCGTCCCGCCGCCGCCCTCCCGCGCCGCGGCGGGGCTGCCCGAGGGCGCGTTTGTCTTCGGCTGCTTCAACAACCCGGCCAAGATCACGCCGGAGGTGTTCGAGGCCTGGATGGCGATCCTGAAGGCCGCGACGGGCAGCGTTCTGTGGCTCTACGCCGGCGCGCCCGGGGCGGCCGACAATCTGCGGGCCCACGCGGCCAAGGCCGGAATCGGGCCCGAACGTCTGGTCTTCGCCGCGCCCGCGCCCCATGACCAGCACCTGGCCCGCCACGTCCTGGCCGACCTGATGCTCGACACCTGGCCCTACGGCGCCCACACCACCGCCAGCGACGCGCTGCGGATGGGCGTTCCGCTGCTGACCTTGCCGGGCCACAGCTTCGCCAGCCGGGTCGGGTCCAGCCTGCTGACCGCCCTCGGCCTGCCCGAACTGATCGCGCGGACGTCGGCCGACTACACGGCCAAGGCGCTCGCCCTGGCCGCCGATCAGGCCGCGCTCAAAGCGCTGAATGACCGTGTCCGGAAGGCCATCCGAACGTCGAAAGTCTTCGATCCGGCCGCCTTCGCCCGGTCCCTGGAGGCCGCCTTCGAGGGCATGGCCAAACGCTGA